In one window of Patescibacteria group bacterium DNA:
- the trpB gene encoding tryptophan synthase subunit beta, with translation MKNNLKVLPNKEGYYGEYGGQIIPPELKTIFDEIDVSYREAIEDESFLEEYQMLLRDYVGRPSPLYYAKNLSEKLGGAKIYLKREDLNHTGAHKINHTLGEALLAKRMGKKKLLAETGAGQHGVALATAAAIVGIDCEIHMGEIDIKKQHQNVLRMKLLGAKVVSVTSGGKCLKDAVDSAFETFLSDPQNIFFAIGSVVGPHPYPMIVRDFQSIIGREAKVQIGEKEGVLPDYLIACVGGGSNAIGLFHEFLNDDVKMIGVEPSGKSFKDGEHAATLTLGKKGALHGMMTYLLQDEKGEPLPVHSIASGLDYPGVGPVHADLKDKGRVEYVCINDKEALGAFLELSKTEGIIPALESAHAIAHAIKLSPTLKKEEIIIVNLSGRGDKDVDYVAERLEL, from the coding sequence ATGAAAAACAATTTAAAAGTATTACCAAATAAAGAAGGCTATTATGGCGAATATGGCGGACAAATTATACCGCCGGAACTAAAAACAATCTTTGATGAAATAGATGTTTCTTACAGGGAGGCGATAGAGGATGAGAGTTTTCTGGAAGAATATCAGATGCTCTTGCGTGACTATGTCGGCAGACCTTCTCCGCTTTATTATGCGAAAAATTTATCAGAAAAGCTTGGTGGAGCAAAGATATATCTAAAAAGAGAAGATCTAAATCACACTGGCGCTCATAAGATTAATCACACCCTGGGAGAGGCATTGTTGGCGAAGAGAATGGGGAAGAAAAAGTTGTTAGCTGAAACGGGAGCAGGACAGCACGGGGTGGCCCTGGCAACGGCTGCAGCTATAGTGGGAATTGATTGCGAAATCCATATGGGCGAAATAGATATCAAAAAACAACATCAAAATGTTTTGAGAATGAAATTACTAGGCGCAAAGGTGGTTAGCGTGACGAGTGGTGGAAAATGCTTGAAGGATGCGGTTGATAGTGCCTTTGAAACATTTTTGAGTGATCCGCAAAATATCTTTTTTGCCATCGGATCCGTTGTCGGTCCTCATCCGTATCCGATGATTGTTCGAGACTTTCAATCGATTATCGGGAGAGAGGCAAAAGTGCAGATTGGTGAGAAGGAGGGAGTGTTGCCGGATTATTTAATCGCCTGCGTGGGTGGCGGTTCTAATGCCATCGGCCTTTTTCATGAATTTTTGAATGATGACGTGAAGATGATTGGAGTGGAGCCTTCTGGAAAAAGCTTTAAGGACGGTGAGCATGCCGCTACTTTGACACTCGGCAAGAAAGGCGCTCTGCATGGTATGATGACTTATTTACTTCAAGATGAGAAGGGTGAGCCTTTGCCGGTCCATTCAATCGCTTCCGGTCTTGATTATCCTGGTGTCGGTCCAGTGCATGCTGATTTAAAAGACAAGGGACGTGTTGAATATGTTTGTATAAATGACAAAGAGGCGCTTGGTGCTTTTTTGGAACTTAGCAAGACAGAGGGAATAATTCCAGCCCTTGAAAGTGCCCATGCCATCGCTCATGCAATCAAGCTATCTCCAACGCTCAAAAAAGAAGAAATAATAATAGTTAACTTATCTGGTAGGGGTGATAAGGATGTTGATTATGTGGCTGAAAGATTGGAATTGTAA
- a CDS encoding peptidoglycan DD-metalloendopeptidase family protein: MHSSKSLEVKRLLKDISSEIGEIFPFNLNEKRATIFDFSCQDEKLEKVDVGNPESFSQYISDEIGNQDARYGIGRYDEDRIIYRKSDLFKSKEESRTIHLGIDIWVEAGVEISTPLDSIVHSFQDNDAFGDYGPTLILEHFINGVKFWTLYGHLSRSSMSDWVVGKIFHKGDKVGTIGNYKENGGWPSHLHFEIITDLMGKSGDFPGVAAKSKKEFYLDVCPDPNLILKIRSLT; the protein is encoded by the coding sequence ATGCATTCATCAAAATCATTAGAGGTAAAAAGATTATTGAAAGACATTTCTTCGGAAATCGGAGAAATCTTTCCCTTTAATCTTAACGAAAAACGTGCGACGATTTTTGATTTTTCCTGCCAAGATGAAAAGTTGGAAAAAGTGGATGTGGGCAATCCGGAAAGTTTTTCTCAGTATATCTCAGACGAAATCGGGAATCAGGATGCTAGATATGGAATCGGAAGATATGATGAGGACCGAATAATTTATCGAAAGAGTGATCTTTTTAAATCAAAAGAAGAGTCAAGAACTATTCATCTGGGAATTGATATCTGGGTTGAGGCAGGCGTGGAGATTAGTACGCCACTTGATTCGATTGTTCATAGTTTTCAGGATAATGATGCTTTTGGGGATTATGGTCCGACTTTAATCTTGGAACATTTTATTAATGGTGTTAAATTCTGGACCCTCTATGGTCATCTCTCTAGAAGTTCAATGAGTGATTGGGTTGTTGGCAAAATTTTTCACAAAGGAGATAAAGTAGGAACTATCGGAAATTATAAAGAAAATGGCGGCTGGCCATCACATCTTCATTTTGAAATTATTACCGATTTAATGGGCAAGTCTGGCGATTTTCCCGGGGTGGCAGCAAAATCGAAAAAAGAATTTTATTTAGATGTCTGTCCAGATCCAAATTTAATATTGAAAATCAGAAGTCTTACGTAG
- a CDS encoding ASCH domain-containing protein, with amino-acid sequence MIKMKLQNESFNLIRDGHKTIEVRLNDEKRKLLQVGDVIEFTNVKTDEKIKVKVSGLLPYDTFKQLFDARDVYEFGSNSKEVLLADIYNFYKKEKEDEHGVLGIKIGVVN; translated from the coding sequence ATGATCAAAATGAAATTACAGAATGAGTCTTTCAATTTAATAAGAGATGGTCATAAAACTATTGAAGTTAGACTTAATGATGAGAAAAGAAAATTATTGCAAGTTGGAGATGTTATTGAATTTACAAATGTAAAAACTGATGAAAAAATTAAAGTTAAGGTAAGTGGCTTATTACCTTATGACACTTTTAAACAGTTATTCGATGCTCGTGATGTTTATGAATTTGGTAGTAATAGTAAGGAAGTTCTACTTGCTGATATTTATAATTTTTATAAAAAAGAAAAAGAAGATGAACATGGCGTGCTTGGTATAAAGATTGGGGTCGTTAATTAA
- a CDS encoding Type 1 glutamine amidotransferase-like domain-containing protein — protein MKLLLTSAGITNQSIANALFSLTGKKPEDTTLVYIPTASNVETGDKGWLIDDLLSLNNLNFKSIEITDISAVDENIWRPSLEQADVLFFEGGNTYYLMEWLDKSGLAEVLPGLLKEKVYVGVSAGSMVTNKDLLLKISQIVYGEDLDKDYEMQGLNFVDFYFLPHLNSEYFINLREDFVRKAVKDMTEKIYVMDDNSALKVVDGKVEVIGEGEWFEIN, from the coding sequence ATGAAACTACTTTTAACCTCAGCAGGTATTACTAATCAATCAATAGCTAACGCTTTATTTAGTTTAACCGGAAAAAAGCCAGAGGATACAACTTTGGTTTATATTCCAACAGCGTCAAACGTTGAAACTGGTGATAAGGGTTGGCTCATCGATGATTTGCTTAGCTTGAATAATCTAAATTTTAAATCGATTGAAATAACCGATATTTCAGCGGTAGATGAAAACATCTGGAGACCCAGCTTGGAACAGGCGGATGTTTTGTTTTTTGAGGGTGGAAACACTTATTATCTCATGGAGTGGCTGGATAAGTCGGGACTCGCTGAAGTATTACCAGGACTGCTCAAAGAAAAAGTTTATGTCGGGGTTAGTGCGGGCAGCATGGTTACTAATAAAGATTTGTTGCTAAAAATTTCACAAATAGTTTATGGCGAAGATTTGGACAAAGATTATGAAATGCAGGGATTAAATTTTGTTGATTTCTATTTCTTGCCACATTTGAATTCAGAATACTTTATTAATTTGCGCGAAGATTTTGTGAGAAAGGCTGTCAAGGATATGACGGAAAAAATTTATGTTATGGACGATAATTCTGCCTTGAAAGTTGTGGACGGCAAAGTCGAGGTGATTGGCGAGGGGGAGTGGTTTGAAATTAATTAG
- a CDS encoding nucleotide-binding protein, giving the protein MKKNESETVNFKKGYVSQSDVPSYNIENALRISRAIIDNYGGQPTKPLLVAKAMNVSLSSGPFRMMCGASIAYGLTVGGYNASVISVTDLGRRVIKPIVEGGDLIAKREAALMPSVINKFLNKYNNHALPTENIAYNVLEEMGIPNKKAKQVYQIIIETSQSVNFIENIKGKSYVSLDVAPTRQAHIEEDSIVNGSGESLNIVENDNGGDDRFDDINDGNMGNANKDDSKKRRVFITHGRNKAFIESIKKLLKFGELEAVVAIEEQTVSVPVPDKVLEGMRKCGAAIIHVDAEEKLIDENANERVVINSNVLIEIGAAMALYNRRFVLLVKNGIELPSNLQGLYQVRYDGDNLDGDVTIKLLEAINDMKAR; this is encoded by the coding sequence ATGAAAAAGAATGAATCAGAAACAGTAAATTTTAAAAAAGGCTATGTGAGTCAGTCTGATGTGCCAAGCTATAATATTGAAAATGCTCTTCGTATTTCGCGGGCGATTATTGATAATTACGGAGGACAGCCAACAAAACCTCTTCTTGTGGCTAAAGCAATGAATGTATCACTTTCATCTGGTCCTTTTAGGATGATGTGTGGCGCATCAATAGCTTATGGCCTAACCGTGGGGGGTTATAATGCGTCCGTAATAAGTGTTACTGATTTAGGTAGACGGGTAATAAAACCTATTGTTGAAGGAGGAGATTTGATTGCAAAAAGAGAGGCTGCTCTAATGCCAAGCGTTATCAATAAATTTCTTAACAAATACAATAATCATGCCTTGCCAACTGAGAATATTGCTTATAATGTATTAGAGGAAATGGGCATTCCGAACAAAAAGGCAAAACAAGTTTATCAAATAATTATTGAAACTTCACAATCTGTTAATTTTATTGAAAATATAAAAGGAAAGAGTTACGTATCTTTGGACGTGGCGCCGACTAGACAAGCACATATTGAGGAGGATAGTATTGTGAATGGAAGTGGGGAAAGTCTTAATATTGTTGAAAATGACAATGGTGGCGACGACAGATTTGACGATATTAATGACGGAAATATGGGAAATGCAAACAAAGATGATAGTAAGAAAAGACGCGTATTTATAACACACGGCAGAAACAAAGCATTTATAGAATCAATTAAAAAATTATTAAAATTTGGGGAACTTGAAGCTGTGGTAGCAATTGAAGAACAAACAGTTTCTGTTCCTGTACCAGATAAGGTTTTGGAGGGAATGAGAAAATGCGGAGCAGCAATTATTCACGTTGATGCCGAGGAAAAATTAATTGACGAAAATGCCAACGAAAGAGTAGTAATAAATTCCAATGTATTGATAGAAATTGGGGCTGCGATGGCTTTGTATAACAGAAGATTTGTATTGTTAGTAAAAAATGGCATTGAACTCCCTTCAAATCTACAAGGTCTATATCAAGTTAGATATGATGGAGATAATTTAGATGGTGATGTTACGATAAAATTATTAGAAGCTATTAATGACATGAAGGCGAGGTAA
- the rpmG gene encoding 50S ribosomal protein L33: protein MSQDNMIKFECTECKTVNYFSRKNKKTLKERLNLSKYCKYCKKHTPHKETK, encoded by the coding sequence ATGTCACAAGACAACATGATTAAATTTGAGTGTACTGAATGCAAAACAGTTAACTATTTCTCAAGAAAGAACAAGAAAACCTTGAAAGAGAGATTGAATCTTAGCAAATATTGCAAATATTGCAAAAAGCATACACCACACAAAGAAACTAAGTAA
- a CDS encoding ABC transporter ATP-binding protein, whose amino-acid sequence MPKITVKNLVKKFKGAKGGEVFALDHVDLEIRNEKYTTLLGPSGCGKTTLLRIIAGLEVPTSGKLYFDNKNVSELSTQARNIGFVFQHFAVFPHMDVWHNVAYGPTVKGLPQEEIDKIVKENLERVGLAHRSEAMPSELSGGMRQRLGLARALASSSGLLLLDEPLSALDAKIGTFLRHELERIARENKITAIHVTHNQIEAMTMSDDIILMKKGKIIQMGSPEELYNHPNSIFAANFIGKCNFLKVERFSSTEVVFDEKYIEVAKTPKNKKLVLGVRPEKIHLRTNGTNNMLSGKIEDIDFLGTMYEYKVNIGDGVIFRSYKRIKEEKIKESFKVGDQVFLLFYPEDVLLFPEPKDLESELRLE is encoded by the coding sequence ATGCCAAAAATTACCGTAAAAAATTTAGTAAAAAAATTCAAAGGTGCCAAGGGTGGGGAAGTCTTTGCTTTGGATCATGTTGATTTGGAAATTAGAAATGAAAAATATACCACCTTGCTTGGTCCATCCGGTTGTGGCAAGACAACTCTTTTGCGCATTATTGCCGGCTTAGAGGTGCCGACGAGCGGGAAGTTATATTTTGATAACAAGAATGTGTCCGAGTTATCGACACAAGCTCGTAATATCGGTTTTGTCTTTCAACACTTCGCTGTTTTCCCGCACATGGATGTTTGGCATAATGTAGCCTATGGTCCAACAGTCAAAGGTCTACCCCAAGAGGAGATTGATAAAATCGTGAAGGAAAATCTAGAACGCGTTGGCTTGGCGCATCGTTCAGAGGCGATGCCTAGTGAGTTATCCGGTGGTATGCGTCAGCGCTTAGGCTTAGCAAGGGCCCTAGCGTCTAGCTCTGGACTTTTATTACTAGATGAACCATTGTCAGCTCTTGATGCCAAGATTGGAACTTTCTTGCGTCATGAATTAGAAAGAATCGCTCGCGAAAATAAAATCACCGCTATTCACGTTACCCACAACCAAATAGAGGCAATGACGATGTCTGATGACATTATCTTGATGAAGAAGGGTAAGATAATCCAAATGGGTAGTCCGGAAGAGCTTTACAATCATCCCAATTCAATTTTTGCAGCTAACTTCATCGGTAAATGTAATTTTTTGAAGGTAGAAAGATTTTCCAGTACTGAGGTTGTTTTTGATGAGAAGTATATCGAGGTAGCAAAGACACCCAAGAATAAGAAATTAGTCCTCGGTGTGCGTCCGGAAAAGATTCATTTACGCACCAATGGCACCAACAATATGTTGAGTGGAAAAATCGAAGATATTGATTTTTTGGGGACAATGTATGAATATAAGGTCAATATCGGTGATGGGGTTATTTTCCGCTCCTACAAGCGAATTAAGGAGGAAAAGATCAAGGAGAGCTTTAAGGTGGGTGATCAGGTTTTTTTACTATTTTATCCAGAAGACGTTTTGCTTTTTCCAGAGCCAAAAGACCTAGAATCGGAATTGAGATTGGAATAG
- a CDS encoding ABC transporter permease subunit — MNNKKTIFKIGNLGFGSAIVIFLAIIFLPAVFILGHFSFGDGAFGPDIIKAVTLSFEIGLIVTLVNLIFGLPLAWWMSRSKSWWAKVLDNLIDLSLVVPTAALGFSVFLYWGSANGLARLFGIEGGLISKGPLLIILLHVVFTLPYMIRSITAAIQQLDPNLEEAALTLSAHPFTIFRTVSLPLFKDGIIVGSVLSFTRSISETGATMMVAGTFMTAPVLVVSLKNAGSIPQAAGASIILIISSVIILFVGKLFLGKNSLNLRKVYPNFEKKIIGLKPVINTVTLIFFALIIFLPTIFIALYNFLNFEPFFNSVFLNSLVITFAVAFLVTILNLLLAAPIAYIIARNKYRLGKVLDILNEVVLLVPTSALGLSLVLFWRNFFGNELLILVLTHLSFSFPLLVAPVSAAIKDISEATEEAAFTLGASFRKMFTSILLPQIKPALIAGSIMVFMRSLSETGATLAVSSNIKTIPVYIVELVKANELNQAAFVSVVLFALAIVFLTLLKYNKNKM; from the coding sequence ATGAACAATAAAAAAACAATTTTCAAAATCGGTAATCTCGGCTTTGGGTCGGCGATAGTTATTTTTTTAGCAATAATTTTCTTGCCGGCTGTCTTTATTCTTGGTCATTTTTCTTTTGGCGACGGCGCCTTTGGTCCGGATATTATCAAGGCGGTAACCTTGTCGTTTGAAATCGGCTTGATTGTGACTTTGGTAAATCTCATCTTTGGTTTACCGCTAGCTTGGTGGATGTCGCGTAGTAAATCTTGGTGGGCGAAGGTTTTGGACAATCTTATCGATCTATCCTTAGTGGTGCCAACAGCGGCCTTGGGTTTTTCAGTCTTTCTTTATTGGGGCTCTGCCAATGGTCTGGCGCGCTTATTTGGGATTGAGGGTGGTTTGATATCCAAGGGTCCACTTTTGATTATTTTACTTCATGTTGTCTTTACTCTGCCATATATGATTCGCTCGATAACGGCGGCCATTCAACAGCTTGACCCGAACTTGGAAGAAGCAGCTCTGACCTTGAGCGCTCATCCGTTCACGATTTTTCGCACTGTCTCTTTGCCTTTGTTTAAGGATGGAATTATCGTGGGCTCGGTTTTGTCGTTTACCCGCAGTATTTCCGAGACTGGCGCTACGATGATGGTGGCGGGGACTTTTATGACCGCACCAGTTTTGGTGGTGAGTTTAAAAAATGCCGGCTCAATTCCGCAGGCGGCGGGGGCGAGTATTATTTTGATTATATCATCGGTGATTATTTTATTTGTCGGTAAATTATTTTTGGGTAAAAACAGTTTGAATTTGCGAAAAGTTTATCCGAACTTTGAAAAGAAAATTATCGGGCTGAAGCCGGTGATTAATACCGTGACTTTAATCTTTTTTGCTTTGATAATCTTTTTACCAACGATATTTATTGCTTTGTATAATTTTTTAAACTTCGAGCCCTTCTTTAATAGTGTTTTCTTGAATAGTTTGGTAATAACTTTCGCTGTCGCTTTTCTCGTGACTATCTTGAACCTGCTTTTAGCCGCGCCGATTGCCTACATTATTGCCCGCAATAAATATCGCCTGGGCAAGGTGTTAGACATCTTAAATGAAGTTGTCCTCTTGGTGCCAACGAGCGCCCTGGGTCTTTCTTTAGTTTTGTTCTGGCGTAATTTTTTTGGGAATGAATTATTGATTTTAGTTCTCACGCATCTTAGCTTTTCTTTTCCCTTGCTAGTGGCGCCGGTCTCAGCGGCTATCAAGGATATTTCCGAAGCGACCGAAGAAGCGGCTTTTACCCTTGGTGCCAGTTTCCGTAAAATGTTCACCTCAATCTTATTGCCTCAAATCAAACCTGCGCTAATTGCCGGTTCAATTATGGTCTTTATGCGTAGTCTATCAGAAACGGGTGCCACTTTGGCGGTGTCGAGTAATATAAAAACTATTCCAGTTTATATCGTTGAGCTAGTGAAAGCGAATGAATTAAACCAAGCCGCCTTTGTGAGTGTGGTTTTATTCGCGCTCGCAATTGTTTTCCTAACTTTATTGAAGTATAATAAGAATAAGATGTAA
- the recQ gene encoding DNA helicase RecQ, producing the protein MQTLLKKYFGYDEFRPLQAEIINNVLAKKDAFVLMPTGGGKSLCYQLPALKFPGVTLVVSPLIALMKDQVDALQACGVNAEFINSTLLPAQIDQICERTQAGDIKILYVAPERFGAKGFQDFLKTLEISLIAIDEAHCISEWGHDFRPEYRNLSALRKLFPGVPLIALTATATEKVREDIVRQLSLQKAQLFVSSFNRENLRVSVVEKKQAFVKLVNLLNKYPKESAIIYCHSRKETEDIASNLKLNKLSARAYHAGLSASERKLVQELFIKDKVDIIVATIAFGMGIDKPDVRLVVHYTYPKTLEGYYQEIGRAGRDGLASDCVMFYTYADTRKHQFFINQIEDNILRERAEEKLSEVLSYGELATCRKKYLLKYFGEEMQGDNCGACDVCLTVKEMFDATVIAKKILSAVVRTESRFGKNYVIDVLMGKKSQKIRANKHEQLSVFGIVDDFSEGELGQIINQLVNLGYLIKTEGKYPTLSITKKAGQFLPSDEVLEIVKPLVDVLDKKATKKKGELKYNEDLFELLRGIRRELAEKANVPPFVIFGDTSLREMAYYFPADKEAFAKISGVGAKKLEEYADIFLKEIAIFARTHNIQSIEIDQKKVKKSSDDIEIKERRPTFYLKTKELLAKKIPVDKIAKNQKVQPATIVNHIEKMIDAGEIMDLNYLKLPSDRFEAMKKAFKKIGDDKLKPVFEYLDGKYDYDELRLARVLIRA; encoded by the coding sequence ATGCAAACACTTCTTAAAAAATATTTCGGCTATGACGAATTTCGGCCTTTGCAGGCGGAAATTATTAATAATGTTTTAGCTAAAAAAGACGCTTTTGTGCTGATGCCGACTGGTGGTGGTAAGTCTTTGTGTTACCAATTGCCAGCTTTGAAGTTCCCCGGTGTCACTTTGGTGGTTTCGCCATTGATTGCTTTGATGAAAGACCAGGTCGATGCTTTGCAGGCTTGCGGTGTGAATGCCGAGTTTATTAATTCGACTTTATTGCCGGCTCAGATTGATCAGATTTGTGAACGGACGCAGGCGGGTGATATTAAGATTTTGTATGTAGCGCCAGAACGTTTTGGGGCGAAAGGTTTTCAGGATTTTTTAAAAACTTTAGAAATTAGTTTAATTGCGATTGACGAGGCTCATTGTATTTCTGAATGGGGTCATGACTTTCGACCGGAGTATCGCAATCTCAGCGCCTTGCGCAAGCTATTTCCTGGCGTGCCCTTGATTGCTTTGACGGCGACGGCAACGGAGAAGGTGCGTGAGGATATTGTGCGTCAGCTAAGCCTGCAAAAGGCGCAACTTTTTGTTTCCAGTTTTAATCGGGAGAATTTGCGCGTCTCTGTGGTTGAGAAAAAACAGGCTTTTGTGAAATTAGTTAACCTCTTAAATAAATATCCCAAAGAGTCAGCGATTATTTATTGCCATTCACGCAAAGAGACCGAAGACATTGCTAGTAATTTGAAATTAAATAAATTAAGTGCGCGTGCCTATCATGCCGGTCTGAGTGCGAGCGAGCGTAAATTGGTGCAGGAATTATTTATCAAAGACAAGGTGGATATTATTGTGGCGACCATTGCTTTTGGTATGGGCATTGATAAGCCCGATGTGCGCTTGGTAGTGCATTACACTTATCCAAAAACCCTCGAAGGTTATTACCAAGAAATCGGTCGTGCTGGTCGTGATGGTTTGGCAAGTGATTGCGTCATGTTTTATACCTATGCTGATACGCGTAAGCATCAGTTTTTTATCAATCAAATTGAGGACAATATTTTACGCGAACGAGCGGAGGAGAAATTAAGCGAGGTTTTGAGTTATGGTGAATTGGCTACTTGTCGCAAGAAATATTTATTAAAATATTTTGGTGAGGAAATGCAAGGGGATAATTGTGGCGCTTGCGATGTTTGTTTGACGGTGAAGGAAATGTTTGATGCGACTGTGATTGCCAAGAAGATATTATCAGCCGTGGTCAGAACGGAAAGTCGTTTTGGTAAGAATTATGTTATTGATGTGCTCATGGGTAAGAAGAGTCAAAAGATTAGAGCGAATAAGCATGAACAATTGTCTGTCTTTGGCATTGTTGATGATTTTTCCGAAGGGGAGTTGGGCCAGATTATTAATCAATTAGTCAATCTAGGTTATTTGATTAAGACGGAGGGGAAATATCCGACACTGAGCATTACCAAAAAAGCGGGGCAATTTTTGCCAAGCGATGAAGTGCTGGAAATAGTGAAACCATTAGTTGATGTTCTCGATAAAAAAGCGACTAAGAAAAAAGGCGAGCTCAAATACAATGAAGACTTATTTGAATTATTACGTGGTATTCGGCGCGAGTTGGCAGAGAAGGCCAATGTGCCGCCCTTCGTCATCTTTGGCGACACTTCTTTGCGTGAAATGGCTTATTATTTTCCCGCTGACAAAGAAGCCTTTGCGAAAATCTCTGGTGTTGGTGCCAAGAAGCTCGAAGAATATGCTGACATCTTTTTGAAAGAAATTGCTATCTTTGCGCGCACGCATAATATTCAATCAATTGAGATTGATCAGAAAAAAGTGAAAAAAAGCAGTGACGATATTGAAATCAAGGAAAGACGACCGACTTTTTATTTGAAGACCAAAGAACTTTTGGCCAAGAAAATTCCCGTTGACAAGATTGCCAAGAACCAAAAAGTCCAACCCGCGACGATTGTGAATCATATTGAAAAAATGATTGATGCTGGTGAGATAATGGATTTGAATTATTTAAAATTACCCAGCGATCGCTTTGAGGCGATGAAAAAAGCCTTCAAGAAAATCGGTGATGATAAATTGAAGCCGGTATTTGAATACTTGGATGGGAAATATGATTATGATGAATTGCGTCTGGCACGAGTATTGATTCGGGCCTAG
- a CDS encoding DNA polymerase IV yields MPLKLFDFPKAILHIDGDCFFASCEVAKNPALRGKPVVTGSERGIVSSLTYEAKARGVKRAMSLWEMKKICPDAIFLPSDYETYSLFSVRMYEIVRRYTSDVEEYSIDECFADLTGLQRPLNMSYEKIADSIKRDLDAELGMTFSIGLAPTKVLAKIGSKWKKPSGLTIMPGHNLHYFLEKLSVDKVWGIGQQTTAYLNKLGIRSALDFAQKDFDWVKSRLSKPYLEIWKELNGEVVNDVDTAKKSLYQSISKTKTFTPPSSDKAFILSQLSKNVENAFIKARRYKLATKKFFFYLKTQDFQYAGLEIKMNRQTASPNDVISLIANRFDEVFNQRQLYRASGIVLTDLAEHKPSQLDIFGEVLKSDKYFKIFGSVDDMAARYGKHTLFLGTSWQAMNFRQHQGGREAKADRKSVLFKGETIRKRLAIPMLGEAW; encoded by the coding sequence ATGCCATTAAAATTGTTTGATTTCCCCAAAGCCATCCTCCACATCGACGGTGATTGTTTTTTTGCCTCTTGTGAAGTGGCCAAAAACCCAGCCTTGAGGGGTAAGCCGGTTGTTACCGGCAGTGAGAGGGGGATTGTGTCATCTTTGACCTATGAGGCCAAGGCGAGGGGCGTGAAGCGGGCGATGAGCCTTTGGGAGATGAAGAAAATCTGTCCGGATGCGATTTTCCTGCCGTCCGATTATGAGACTTATAGTCTTTTTTCGGTGCGGATGTATGAGATTGTTCGACGCTATACTTCCGATGTGGAGGAATATAGCATTGATGAATGCTTTGCTGATTTGACGGGCCTGCAACGACCCTTGAATATGTCCTACGAAAAGATTGCTGATAGTATCAAACGTGACTTGGATGCTGAATTGGGCATGACCTTCTCCATTGGTTTGGCACCGACCAAGGTCTTGGCCAAGATTGGTTCCAAGTGGAAAAAGCCATCAGGCCTGACAATTATGCCTGGTCACAATCTTCATTATTTTTTAGAAAAATTAAGCGTCGATAAAGTTTGGGGCATTGGTCAGCAAACAACGGCGTATTTAAATAAATTGGGCATACGCAGTGCCTTGGATTTTGCGCAAAAAGATTTTGACTGGGTCAAGAGTCGTTTATCCAAACCGTATTTAGAGATTTGGAAAGAATTAAACGGGGAAGTGGTCAACGATGTCGACACGGCGAAAAAATCTCTTTATCAATCAATTAGCAAGACCAAAACTTTTACGCCACCATCAAGCGACAAAGCATTTATTCTGTCGCAACTTTCCAAGAATGTTGAAAATGCTTTTATTAAAGCTCGTCGTTATAAGTTGGCTACCAAGAAATTCTTTTTTTATTTAAAAACCCAGGACTTTCAATATGCCGGTTTGGAAATAAAAATGAATCGCCAAACGGCCTCGCCCAATGACGTGATTAGTTTGATTGCCAATCGTTTTGACGAGGTCTTCAATCAGCGCCAATTATATCGCGCGTCTGGCATAGTGCTGACTGACTTGGCGGAACACAAACCGAGCCAATTAGATATCTTTGGTGAAGTGCTTAAGTCAGATAAATATTTCAAAATTTTCGGCAGCGTCGACGACATGGCGGCGCGTTATGGCAAGCATACGCTATTTCTCGGGACCAGCTGGCAGGCAATGAATTTCCGCCAGCACCAAGGCGGACGCGAAGCGAAGGCGGATCGGAAAAGTGTTTTGTTCAAAGGTGAAACAATCCGAAAACGCTTGGCGATTCCGATGTTGGGGGAGGCTTGGTGA